Proteins found in one Pontibacter sp. SGAir0037 genomic segment:
- a CDS encoding glycoside hydrolase family 140 protein translates to MKKIFIMHLSLLNKNSKLFFWLCGIALLYPFAVKGQSDLRVSDNGRYLVYQNGKPFFYLGDTAWELFHRLDREEATIYLANRAEKGFTVIQAVVLAEHDGLHDPNPYGYTPLVNDDPAKPNEAYFEHVDYIVNKAEELGLHIAMLPTWGDKLFKNKWGVGPEIFNTQNAYTYGKFIGSRYKAKKNIIWVIGGDRNPRDNSDDVEVWRAMAKGITEAVGGNDKAMMTFHPQTNSSKWFHEDEWLDFNMWQSGHCADTKVWDKISQDYRLSTIKPTMDGEPMYEEIPVCFDLEKNGYADPNDIRRKAYLNLFAGAHGHTYGCNNIWQMYAPERKRHIDATKPWFESLDLPGANAMTLVRKLMESRPMLERIPDQSMVVHSPDNYKERIQATRGENYAFIYSSSGLPFEVNMGKISGTKVKASWYNPRTGQVTKGGKHTNSGLIKFTPPSQGDDQDWVLVLDDASKKFAALK, encoded by the coding sequence ATGAAAAAGATATTTATCATGCACCTGTCTCTGCTTAATAAAAACTCTAAGCTATTTTTCTGGCTCTGTGGTATAGCGCTTCTGTATCCGTTTGCTGTAAAGGGCCAGTCAGATCTGCGTGTAAGTGACAATGGGCGCTACCTGGTTTACCAGAACGGCAAGCCTTTTTTCTATCTGGGCGATACTGCCTGGGAACTGTTTCACAGGTTAGACAGGGAAGAAGCTACCATATACCTGGCAAACAGGGCAGAAAAAGGTTTTACGGTAATCCAGGCAGTAGTGCTGGCGGAGCACGATGGCCTGCACGACCCGAACCCTTACGGATATACTCCTTTGGTTAATGATGATCCTGCAAAACCAAATGAAGCTTATTTTGAACATGTAGACTATATTGTTAATAAAGCCGAAGAACTGGGGCTGCATATAGCGATGTTACCTACCTGGGGTGATAAGTTATTTAAGAATAAATGGGGCGTAGGCCCTGAAATTTTTAATACACAGAATGCCTATACCTATGGTAAGTTTATAGGGAGCAGGTATAAAGCAAAGAAAAATATTATATGGGTTATCGGAGGGGATAGAAACCCACGGGATAATTCCGATGATGTGGAAGTCTGGCGTGCCATGGCTAAAGGTATAACTGAGGCAGTAGGCGGAAACGACAAGGCTATGATGACTTTCCATCCGCAGACAAATTCTTCTAAGTGGTTTCATGAGGATGAGTGGCTGGATTTTAACATGTGGCAATCCGGACATTGTGCCGATACCAAAGTGTGGGACAAGATAAGCCAGGACTACAGGCTATCTACTATAAAGCCTACTATGGATGGGGAGCCGATGTACGAAGAAATACCAGTTTGTTTCGACCTGGAGAAAAATGGCTATGCTGATCCGAACGACATCCGAAGAAAAGCCTACCTGAATTTGTTTGCCGGAGCCCACGGGCATACGTATGGCTGCAATAATATCTGGCAGATGTACGCTCCGGAGAGGAAACGGCACATAGATGCCACTAAACCCTGGTTTGAGTCGCTCGATTTGCCGGGTGCCAATGCAATGACTTTGGTGCGAAAACTGATGGAGTCGCGGCCAATGCTGGAGCGCATTCCCGATCAGTCGATGGTTGTGCATTCACCTGATAATTACAAAGAGCGGATTCAGGCAACCAGGGGAGAAAATTACGCTTTTATCTACTCTTCTTCCGGCCTTCCCTTCGAAGTAAACATGGGTAAAATCTCTGGTACAAAAGTTAAAGCATCCTGGTATAACCCCAGAACAGGGCAAGTTACAAAAGGAGGAAAGCACACAAACAGCGGCCTTATAAAATTTACACCTCCTTCGCAAGGTGATGATCAGGATTGGGTGCTGGTTTTGGATGATGCTTCTAAAAAGTTTGCAGCCCTGAAGTAG
- a CDS encoding TonB-dependent receptor gives MKQVINKLLPLRLICVMLSFACFVNNLAAQSTNRIQVSGTITAAENGQPLIGATIVEKGTTNGATTNASGEFMLTVATNATLVASYIGYNAKEVAVGGQAVVHVSLNADEKQLKEVVVVGYGTQRKKDLTGSMVSLTTEELLPTPSASFDQMMQGKVAGTQITQTTGAPGGNVNIVIRGLSSITGGNQPLYVIDGYAIGAGGGGSDVSSFNGNSFSSSGMANNTASKINPLSTINPADIESIEILKDASATAIYGSRGANGVVIVTTKRGKQGKPSISFEASGGVQTLAKKLDLLDAQQFAEFVAEGRDNAWVYAGGNASDPNEVRAGATQVKPEFRNPASLAANTDWQDVIFRPAALQNYQLSVSGGANDINYYVGGGYFDQEGIIEGSNFKRFNLRTNIDAYLSKRLKLGVSVAGSHSYGDFARAEGHLGQRGLISAALASSPALPLYNEDGSYSSELLDPLGVPVENPLLILDEFSDRRNSTNVFTNNYLEYEILNGLTVRSSIGINYIADRTRLWKSSEIGEWGAKTSPATAGVHNRTSINWLNENTVNYQRVFGERHSLNAVAGFTAQKDALEMFQAGATDFPTDYIPVLAGGNVNAGTNYISEWAMLSWLARVNYAYHDKYLFTATVRRDGSSRFGANNRWGTFPSFSVGYRVSQEPFMANANFVDDLKVRASYGTSGNNLIGNYAHIGLLGISRYVAEGQPVLGIIPQSLANDDLTWERSFEVNLGLDVSLFDNRLSLTADVYRNRKKDLLLNSLLPAISGFGSSTQNVGELENKGVELALNTENIRSDNFSWNTNFNISVNRNKVLALSSSSSRIVNSAYQITEVGHPISSFYMLNVIGIFQNQADVDANAKQHPNVQPGDLKFEDVNGDNVITDADRKIVGSPWPKYTFGFTNNFRFKNLRLSTTIVGSQGNEVYFQGGEISLNSAGVQNQLAMVANRWKSEQDPGDGIVPRAIRNDYARGISSNSRFLFDGSFVRIRNINLSYTLPDNLLERLRIPSVTVFGDVANVYTFTKYPGYDPESSSTGDNIAATGIDYFSYPLPRTYTVGLRVSLQ, from the coding sequence ATGAAACAAGTTATCAACAAGCTATTACCCCTGAGGTTGATTTGTGTGATGCTAAGTTTTGCATGTTTTGTCAATAACCTGGCTGCACAATCAACTAACAGGATACAGGTAAGTGGTACTATTACGGCTGCTGAAAACGGGCAGCCACTTATCGGAGCTACCATAGTGGAGAAAGGAACAACAAATGGTGCTACCACAAATGCATCCGGAGAGTTTATGCTAACTGTAGCTACCAACGCTACATTGGTAGCTTCTTATATCGGCTATAATGCCAAAGAAGTAGCGGTAGGAGGTCAGGCTGTTGTTCATGTAAGCCTGAATGCCGATGAAAAGCAACTAAAGGAAGTTGTGGTGGTTGGTTACGGTACACAGCGGAAAAAGGATTTGACAGGTTCCATGGTGAGCCTGACAACTGAAGAGCTGCTGCCAACGCCTTCTGCCAGCTTCGATCAGATGATGCAGGGCAAGGTGGCGGGAACACAAATTACACAGACAACCGGTGCTCCGGGTGGAAATGTGAATATTGTGATCAGGGGGCTAAGTTCTATCACAGGTGGTAACCAGCCTTTGTATGTAATAGATGGCTATGCCATAGGGGCAGGTGGAGGAGGTTCCGATGTTAGTAGCTTTAACGGGAATTCATTTTCCTCTAGTGGGATGGCAAATAATACTGCCAGTAAGATTAACCCGCTAAGTACTATCAATCCGGCTGATATAGAATCCATTGAAATTCTGAAAGATGCTTCTGCAACCGCCATCTATGGTTCGAGAGGTGCGAATGGTGTAGTTATAGTTACTACTAAGCGAGGAAAACAAGGAAAACCTTCTATAAGCTTTGAGGCATCGGGTGGTGTACAGACATTAGCAAAGAAGCTTGACTTACTGGACGCACAGCAGTTTGCAGAGTTTGTGGCCGAAGGTCGCGATAACGCTTGGGTATATGCAGGAGGAAACGCTTCAGACCCGAATGAGGTACGGGCTGGTGCTACACAGGTAAAGCCTGAATTTCGTAATCCCGCTTCACTAGCTGCAAATACCGATTGGCAGGATGTGATCTTCCGGCCAGCTGCTCTCCAGAACTACCAGTTATCTGTAAGTGGTGGAGCAAATGACATAAATTACTATGTGGGTGGAGGATATTTCGATCAGGAAGGAATTATTGAAGGGTCAAATTTCAAGAGGTTTAACCTGCGTACTAATATAGATGCTTACCTGTCTAAACGGCTGAAATTAGGTGTTTCGGTGGCTGGTTCCCATTCTTATGGTGATTTTGCCCGTGCGGAGGGGCACCTGGGGCAGCGCGGACTCATCTCTGCCGCCCTGGCCAGTTCTCCGGCGCTGCCCCTTTATAATGAAGATGGCAGTTATAGTTCAGAACTTTTAGATCCGCTTGGAGTGCCTGTTGAGAACCCGTTACTGATCCTGGACGAATTCAGTGACAGAAGAAATTCTACGAATGTCTTTACAAACAATTATCTGGAGTATGAAATACTGAATGGTCTTACGGTGCGATCATCTATAGGTATTAATTATATAGCAGACAGAACCCGGCTTTGGAAATCTTCCGAAATAGGTGAATGGGGTGCTAAAACAAGTCCGGCAACAGCTGGTGTGCATAACAGAACCAGCATCAACTGGCTCAACGAAAACACGGTTAATTACCAAAGGGTTTTCGGGGAGCGTCATAGCCTGAATGCTGTGGCTGGTTTTACTGCTCAGAAAGATGCCTTGGAAATGTTCCAGGCCGGAGCCACTGACTTTCCAACAGATTATATTCCTGTTCTGGCCGGAGGTAACGTAAACGCGGGTACAAATTACATTTCAGAATGGGCCATGCTCTCCTGGTTAGCAAGAGTAAACTATGCTTACCATGATAAATACCTGTTTACAGCCACTGTTCGTCGCGATGGTAGCTCCCGCTTTGGAGCAAACAACAGGTGGGGTACTTTCCCTTCTTTCTCGGTGGGGTACCGGGTATCGCAGGAGCCCTTTATGGCTAACGCAAATTTTGTGGATGACCTGAAGGTCAGGGCCAGCTACGGTACCTCCGGCAATAACCTGATCGGTAACTATGCCCATATTGGCTTGTTAGGCATTTCCAGGTATGTGGCGGAGGGTCAACCAGTGCTGGGTATTATTCCTCAGAGTCTGGCAAATGATGATCTAACATGGGAACGCTCTTTTGAAGTTAACCTGGGTCTGGATGTATCTCTTTTTGATAATCGTTTGTCTTTGACGGCAGATGTTTACCGGAATCGCAAAAAAGATCTGCTGCTGAATAGTTTACTGCCTGCTATTTCCGGTTTTGGCTCATCTACCCAAAACGTTGGTGAACTGGAGAACAAAGGGGTGGAACTGGCGCTGAACACAGAAAACATCCGTTCCGACAACTTTTCATGGAATACGAACTTCAACATCAGTGTAAACAGAAACAAAGTGCTGGCTTTAAGCTCATCCAGTTCCAGAATTGTTAACTCAGCTTACCAGATTACAGAAGTAGGCCATCCTATTTCAAGCTTTTACATGCTGAATGTGATCGGCATATTCCAGAACCAGGCAGATGTAGATGCCAACGCGAAACAGCATCCGAATGTACAGCCTGGCGATCTAAAGTTCGAAGATGTAAACGGAGATAATGTTATTACCGATGCCGATAGAAAAATTGTAGGCAGTCCCTGGCCAAAATATACATTTGGTTTCACGAATAATTTCCGGTTTAAGAACCTGAGGCTGAGCACCACTATTGTGGGTTCGCAAGGGAACGAGGTTTATTTTCAAGGTGGAGAGATTTCCTTGAACAGTGCTGGTGTCCAGAACCAATTGGCTATGGTAGCTAACCGCTGGAAATCGGAGCAGGATCCGGGAGATGGAATTGTGCCAAGGGCTATCCGTAACGACTATGCCCGGGGTATCAGCTCAAACTCCAGATTTTTGTTTGATGGCTCTTTCGTGCGAATCAGGAATATAAACCTTTCTTACACACTACCAGATAATCTGTTGGAGAGGTTGCGCATACCGTCTGTAACCGTGTTTGGTGATGTGGCCAATGTTTACACTTTTACAAAATATCCGGGCTACGATCCCGAATCAAGTTCTACAGGTGATAACATCGCGGCGACAGGCATCGACTACTTTTCTTACCCTCTTCCAAGGACTTACACAGTGGGTTTAAGGGTTTCTCTTCAATAG